In a single window of the Nocardioides sp. L-11A genome:
- a CDS encoding ATP-binding protein, with protein MPFATACCVALDGAVGHLIDVQTDVSAGQPTTVVVGRADALLREGVDRVRMAISNTDLRWPATKRCTFLFSPADLRKSGTHFDLAMAVSLLAADGQLEPPWLDRTAFIGELTLAGGLRPALGVLPMALAAAAGGVRRIYVPEPQAAEATMVPGLEVIGVRSLGQAVASLSGDEPPDAPPVAAATGLRLITWRGDERLDELDLADLRGMAEEKYAVEISAAGGHPVQLSGPKGCGKTSLAERMPTILPDLTPEESLESTALHSLAGVLDAGRGMVVRPPFAAPHHGASKVSVVGGGSGRVQPGEISRTHCGVLLLDEFPLFRTDVIEALRQPLENGDITIARRDESVTLPAGCILVLASNPCPCA; from the coding sequence ATGCCTTTCGCGACCGCCTGCTGCGTGGCGCTCGACGGCGCCGTCGGGCACCTCATCGACGTCCAGACCGACGTGTCGGCCGGCCAGCCCACGACGGTCGTGGTCGGCCGTGCCGACGCGCTCCTGCGCGAGGGCGTCGACCGGGTCCGGATGGCGATCAGCAACACCGACCTGCGCTGGCCTGCGACCAAGCGGTGCACCTTCCTGTTCTCGCCGGCCGACCTCCGCAAGTCGGGCACCCACTTCGACCTGGCGATGGCGGTCAGCCTGCTCGCGGCCGACGGGCAGCTGGAGCCTCCCTGGCTCGACCGGACCGCCTTCATCGGCGAGCTGACCCTCGCGGGTGGGCTTCGGCCCGCGCTGGGAGTGCTGCCGATGGCGTTGGCCGCAGCCGCGGGCGGGGTCCGCCGGATCTACGTCCCCGAGCCTCAGGCCGCAGAGGCGACGATGGTGCCCGGTCTCGAGGTGATCGGCGTCCGCTCCCTCGGGCAGGCGGTCGCCTCGCTGAGCGGCGACGAACCACCCGACGCCCCTCCGGTCGCCGCGGCCACCGGGCTCCGGTTGATCACCTGGCGGGGCGACGAGCGGCTCGACGAGCTCGACCTCGCCGACCTGCGGGGGATGGCCGAGGAGAAGTACGCCGTCGAGATCTCCGCGGCGGGCGGTCACCCGGTGCAGCTCTCGGGGCCGAAGGGATGCGGCAAGACCAGCCTGGCCGAGCGAATGCCCACCATCCTCCCCGATCTCACACCCGAGGAGTCGCTGGAGTCGACCGCCCTGCACTCCCTCGCGGGGGTGCTGGACGCCGGGCGGGGCATGGTCGTCCGCCCTCCGTTCGCGGCGCCCCACCACGGTGCCAGCAAGGTCAGCGTGGTCGGGGGCGGCTCCGGGCGGGTGCAGCCCGGTGAGATCAGTCGGACCCACTGCGGCGTACTCCTCCTCGACGAGTTCCCGCTGTTCCGCACCGACGTCATCGAGGCCCTGCGACAGCCGCTCGAGAACGGCGACATCACGATCGCCCGCCGCGACGAGTCGGTGACGCTCCCCGCCGGCTGCATCCTGGTGCTGGCGAGCAACCCGTGCCCCTGCGCCTAG
- a CDS encoding DUF3263 domain-containing protein has protein sequence MTELTDTEQKILTFERQWWKYPGAKESAVREEFGMSATRYYQVLNALIDRPEALAADPMLVRRLRRLRSQRQRQRSAARLGFELDGS, from the coding sequence ATGACGGAGCTGACCGACACCGAGCAGAAGATCCTGACCTTCGAGCGGCAGTGGTGGAAGTACCCAGGCGCCAAGGAGTCCGCCGTGCGCGAGGAGTTCGGCATGAGCGCGACCCGCTACTACCAGGTCCTCAACGCCCTGATCGATCGCCCCGAGGCGCTCGCGGCCGACCCGATGCTGGTGCGGCGTCTGCGTCGGCTGCGGTCTCAGCGTCAGCGGCAGCGGTCGGCTGCACGGCTGGGGTTCGAGCTCGACGGGTCGTAG
- a CDS encoding RelA/SpoT domain-containing protein, protein MSTEPDFPSKNQITKAGKYLRDCVRKTIATEDVDLDRYFRSIDIVTIFREAHGYPMTKVRSGLASMINTESIDAALSQRHKRVPRIVRKLVRMGDTNLSRLEDIGGCRIVVQSPQDMDAICRRIRKNWTSAFTRDPRDYIASPKDIGYRARHFVVRRDERAIEIQVRTVGQQRWADAVEAIDGRLGLKLKDGEGPESLLENFRIAGELIYRQEFGVPLDDELIQRLHASNDRVIAEGYYTR, encoded by the coding sequence GTGTCGACCGAGCCGGACTTCCCGAGCAAGAACCAGATCACCAAGGCTGGGAAGTACCTCCGCGACTGCGTCCGCAAGACGATCGCCACTGAAGACGTCGACCTGGATCGCTACTTCCGCTCGATCGACATCGTCACGATCTTCCGCGAGGCGCACGGCTACCCGATGACCAAGGTCCGCAGCGGGCTGGCGAGCATGATCAACACCGAGAGCATTGACGCCGCGCTCTCGCAGCGCCACAAGCGAGTGCCCAGGATCGTGCGCAAGCTCGTTCGGATGGGCGACACGAATCTGTCCCGTCTCGAGGACATCGGGGGCTGCCGCATCGTCGTCCAGTCGCCGCAGGACATGGACGCGATCTGCCGCCGCATCCGGAAGAACTGGACCTCGGCCTTCACTCGTGATCCCCGGGACTACATCGCGAGCCCCAAGGACATTGGCTACCGCGCTCGACACTTCGTAGTTCGTCGCGACGAACGGGCGATCGAGATTCAAGTCAGGACCGTGGGGCAGCAGCGTTGGGCGGATGCCGTCGAGGCCATTGACGGTCGCCTTGGCCTCAAACTCAAGGACGGCGAGGGCCCCGAGTCGCTACTGGAGAACTTCCGGATCGCCGGCGAGCTCATCTACCGCCAGGAGTTCGGCGTGCCGCTGGACGACGAGCTGATCCAGCGCCTGCACGCCAGCAACGACCGCGTGATCGCGGAAGGCTACTACACCCGTTGA
- a CDS encoding SGNH/GDSL hydrolase family protein — protein MTAFGAGTNAWTAPTTGTVVFLGWGPGGPGSGGRNLVAGGCGGGSAPRVLVRRTVTAGEIYTGVAPTGPAGGPNAGVGSAGAPLTIKLAGVTILQAAPGGAATLTQGGAPGDPDACIGDFVSPGRAGAAYGNGGSNRYQGGHGAEAPSGGGPGGAGGVGGDPDGKPGTGPGGGGGGGYGSTSGDGGAGGDAGWTVEYVTDLEPGLHVDLYDAPDTVVWTAPASGRVFMEGYAGGGGGRAATALSSGGAGGEGGYYASAIGDVVAGENYELVIPAGGPGGPASTNPGTAGGDMIIRRLATGTVVLRAVGGLGATTVNGPTGSDRTASCVGTTINRGGLGLGRAANTADGGAGGNGAPPNGGAGGDGANTGNAGGGQPGVAPAGGGGGGANRSSSRYPGGAGARGQIAISYFLHYGQVIGDDGQPTYLLGIDLIDGAGAPVRHVPSIVDDGGVEQPLARLSPDLSIAARAVPSYCPPGHEAKFNVATGAFNWTPGNTANLAGAIAGAAAAPAHLVIAGDSISEGWTWLNHLPPYGITADRLHAWPLMMRDALNDALGLPLGGTGYVRAHGPLSTADDRWGGTTLGSGWTSGGHYVRGKGRTVTFASDQPGDAVAIMTIGGGSFTISVDGGAPTSVPNTALIPRRYTRNVTYGTHTITITIGDTDLYLAGAEVYTRSAGIRVHNVAQGGAKASGVGQDCWADTSSGYGNMLPTYTDHTNSFGARPDAVIIMLGGNDLKNDRTPAELRAAFETIAAAWAHTDTDIIICPEAAGSAAFGVDEADYLAWWTACMTMCLDHGWPMIDMQFLTGGYNVLAGRGFTGDAYGHLNTAGAKWLGGAYAQAILDS, from the coding sequence GTGACCGCCTTCGGTGCCGGCACCAACGCCTGGACCGCACCGACCACCGGGACGGTCGTGTTCCTCGGCTGGGGCCCGGGCGGCCCCGGCTCCGGCGGCCGCAACCTCGTCGCGGGCGGCTGCGGCGGCGGGTCCGCCCCCAGGGTCCTGGTCCGCCGGACGGTCACCGCCGGGGAGATCTACACCGGCGTCGCCCCCACGGGCCCGGCCGGCGGCCCCAACGCCGGCGTTGGGTCCGCCGGTGCGCCGCTGACGATCAAGCTTGCCGGCGTCACGATCCTCCAGGCCGCCCCGGGCGGGGCCGCGACCCTCACCCAGGGCGGCGCCCCCGGCGACCCCGACGCGTGCATCGGGGACTTCGTCTCCCCCGGCCGGGCCGGCGCGGCGTACGGCAACGGCGGCTCCAACCGCTACCAGGGCGGCCACGGCGCAGAGGCGCCCTCCGGCGGCGGGCCCGGCGGGGCCGGGGGTGTCGGCGGCGACCCCGACGGGAAGCCCGGCACCGGCCCGGGCGGCGGCGGGGGCGGCGGGTACGGCTCGACCTCCGGGGACGGCGGCGCGGGCGGCGACGCGGGCTGGACCGTCGAGTACGTCACCGACCTCGAGCCCGGCCTCCACGTCGACCTCTACGACGCTCCCGACACCGTCGTCTGGACCGCGCCCGCCAGCGGGCGGGTGTTCATGGAGGGCTACGCCGGCGGCGGTGGCGGCCGCGCGGCCACCGCGCTGTCCTCCGGTGGCGCCGGTGGCGAGGGCGGCTACTACGCCTCCGCGATCGGCGATGTCGTCGCCGGCGAGAACTACGAGCTCGTCATTCCCGCCGGCGGGCCGGGCGGTCCGGCGTCGACGAACCCCGGCACGGCCGGCGGGGACATGATCATCCGCCGGCTCGCGACCGGCACGGTCGTGCTCAGGGCCGTCGGCGGGCTCGGCGCGACCACCGTCAACGGGCCCACGGGCTCGGACCGCACCGCATCGTGTGTCGGCACCACGATCAACCGGGGCGGGCTCGGTCTCGGCCGGGCCGCGAATACTGCCGACGGTGGCGCTGGCGGCAACGGGGCGCCCCCGAACGGCGGCGCGGGCGGTGACGGCGCGAACACCGGGAACGCCGGTGGCGGGCAGCCCGGCGTCGCGCCAGCTGGTGGCGGCGGTGGCGGCGCCAACCGGTCCTCGAGCAGGTACCCCGGCGGCGCCGGTGCGCGGGGTCAGATCGCGATCAGCTACTTCCTGCACTACGGGCAGGTCATCGGCGACGACGGGCAGCCGACCTACCTGCTCGGGATCGACCTCATCGACGGCGCCGGGGCCCCGGTGCGGCACGTCCCCTCGATCGTCGACGACGGCGGCGTCGAGCAGCCCCTCGCGCGCCTCTCGCCCGACCTGTCGATCGCGGCCCGCGCCGTACCCTCCTACTGCCCGCCCGGCCACGAGGCCAAGTTCAACGTCGCCACCGGTGCGTTCAACTGGACGCCGGGCAACACGGCCAACCTCGCCGGCGCGATCGCCGGCGCCGCGGCAGCGCCGGCGCACCTGGTGATCGCCGGCGACTCCATCTCCGAGGGCTGGACCTGGCTCAACCACCTCCCCCCGTATGGCATCACCGCCGACAGGCTGCACGCCTGGCCGCTGATGATGCGCGACGCCCTCAACGACGCCCTCGGTCTCCCCCTGGGCGGGACCGGGTACGTCCGCGCCCACGGCCCGCTGTCGACCGCCGACGACCGCTGGGGCGGCACCACCCTCGGCTCCGGGTGGACCTCCGGCGGCCACTACGTGCGCGGCAAGGGCCGCACCGTCACCTTCGCGTCCGACCAGCCAGGCGACGCGGTCGCGATCATGACCATCGGCGGCGGATCCTTCACCATCTCCGTCGACGGCGGCGCCCCCACCAGCGTGCCCAACACCGCCCTCATCCCCCGCCGCTACACCCGCAACGTCACGTACGGCACCCACACGATCACGATCACCATCGGCGACACCGACCTCTACCTCGCCGGCGCCGAGGTCTACACCCGGTCCGCCGGGATCCGGGTCCACAACGTCGCCCAGGGCGGCGCGAAAGCCAGTGGGGTCGGTCAGGACTGCTGGGCCGACACCAGCTCCGGGTACGGCAACATGCTCCCCACCTACACCGACCACACCAACTCGTTCGGCGCCCGACCCGACGCGGTAATCATCATGCTCGGCGGGAACGACCTCAAGAACGACCGGACCCCAGCCGAGCTCCGGGCGGCGTTCGAGACGATCGCCGCGGCCTGGGCCCACACCGACACCGACATCATCATCTGCCCCGAGGCCGCCGGCAGCGCGGCGTTCGGCGTCGACGAGGCCGACTACCTCGCCTGGTGGACCGCCTGCATGACCATGTGCCTCGACCACGGCTGGCCCATGATCGACATGCAGTTCCTCACCGGCGGCTACAACGTCCTCGCCGGCCGGGGCTTCACCGGCGACGCCTACGGCCACCTCAACACCGCCGGCGCGAAGTGGCTCGGCGGCGCCTACGCCCAGGCCATCCTCGACAGCTGA